One genomic segment of Fervidobacterium pennivorans includes these proteins:
- a CDS encoding type I phosphomannose isomerase catalytic subunit, with product MAYHFLKILPQFRPMVWGNPELNNKFNIPKTETNLPIGEVWLLSGHPLYETTLENGLTINQFGYNIYNGKYPRFPILIKLVSTNQWLSVQVHPDDEYARNVENEPWGKSEAWYFLTDGEFAICEDVEKMREYIASGRINKLDEILTFVKVKKGTFVNIPAGTVHALGPRSTVIEVQQSSDLTYRIYDWGRPRETHLEKALQVSKNVSLSNIVFENIGSLKTKYFCMQQVLSQDELNKNTLIVHIPTQISEKYCARLIINENTCKGYNSYSTVDNLLEELSAGIFVTNFLTI from the coding sequence ACATACCCAAAACAGAAACTAATCTCCCAATTGGAGAAGTTTGGCTTCTATCTGGTCACCCACTGTATGAAACTACCTTAGAGAATGGCTTAACAATTAATCAGTTTGGCTACAACATATACAATGGTAAATACCCGCGATTTCCCATCTTAATCAAACTTGTTTCCACCAATCAATGGCTCAGCGTTCAAGTCCATCCCGACGATGAATACGCACGCAACGTAGAAAACGAACCATGGGGAAAAAGCGAGGCGTGGTATTTTCTAACCGATGGGGAATTTGCAATCTGTGAAGATGTGGAAAAGATGAGGGAGTATATAGCTTCTGGACGCATTAATAAACTCGATGAAATCCTAACATTTGTGAAAGTCAAAAAGGGAACCTTCGTGAACATCCCAGCCGGAACTGTTCATGCACTTGGACCTAGGAGCACCGTTATCGAAGTTCAGCAATCGTCAGACTTGACCTACCGCATATACGATTGGGGCAGACCAAGGGAGACGCACTTAGAAAAAGCATTGCAAGTAAGCAAAAATGTTTCCCTAAGCAATATCGTTTTCGAAAACATCGGTAGTCTCAAAACAAAATATTTTTGCATGCAACAAGTATTGTCACAGGATGAGCTTAATAAAAACACTCTCATCGTTCACATACCTACGCAAATTTCAGAAAAATACTGTGCCAGACTAATTATCAACGAAAATACTTGCAAAGGGTACAATAGTTATAGCACTGTTGATAACCTGCTTGAAGAACTTAGCGCTGGTATTTTTGTCACCAATTTTCTAACAATCTAA
- the acpP gene encoding acyl carrier protein → MEREELFKKVAEIISEKLNVPIEDIEEDSHLIEDLGADSLDAFDLVMVFEDEFGIKLEDDEIEKLMTVKDIVNLLQEKVKDRE, encoded by the coding sequence ATGGAAAGAGAAGAACTATTCAAAAAGGTTGCAGAGATTATTTCTGAGAAGTTGAACGTTCCTATCGAAGATATTGAGGAAGATAGTCATTTGATTGAAGACCTTGGAGCAGATTCTCTTGATGCGTTTGATTTGGTTATGGTTTTCGAGGATGAGTTTGGTATCAAACTAGAGGACGATGAAATTGAGAAGTTGATGACTGTAAAAGATATAGTTAACTTGCTCCAAGAGAAAGTGAAAGATAGGGAATAA
- the rgy gene encoding reverse gyrase, which yields MDIVTQQPTTLEAIFKQLCPNCGGDISSTRLVKGLPCENCLKEDIEGKEALCRLSNLKGLKGFCNLNEEYEEWEKTFRKYVGFEPWELQKFWAKKLLLKRSFALLAPTGIGKTSWGFASAIYFAKHNKKTYIILPTKLLVLQSYEKLKDKLPAEDLLVIGIEESKKEKDQNKERLANGQFKILVTTSMFLYKNVDLIPRDFSFIFVDDVDSFLKTAKNIDKALYLLGFEPRDIELTMKYIRMRRNVTEENAEEINSLREQVKRISKKAKGVMVVSSATSNPKSERIRLFKELLSFDVGRPVFYLRNVEDVYEDVGAKQTILDSMLVEKVKQFGDGGLVFVSSDYGKEKVDELKELLNKHGISSESYENFSEEVLERYKNREIQVLIGISSYRNPLARGLDIPEVIRYAIFYGVPKIVVSLDLEGNVKHILLAISTLRPLIARDKELEKWTPTIDKWMKELTKLGNIANPPKDRVEQLREEIKRFILSEEIIKKINSADDVTLRQEDGKWYLVVADVTGYLQASGRTSRLFVGGITKGLSYVLVDDKKVFNNLIRKLRWWFSSDVVFKQAQSVDFGALMEEIDNDRERVRRKEGRRDDFLKPVLVIVESPHKARTIANFFGKPISRSLEGHELYEVITEDKYVVITASFGHVFDLNKEVGYYGVLESSNNGRGKYVPVYETIEGKESIVNAIREASKEFEQILIATDPDTEGEKISWDLKNLCSVYAKNIKRMEFHEVTKRAILNALREHREVDENLVKAQVVRRISDRWVGFELSQLIQRLFGRSNLSAGRVQTPVLGWVIERAKESQQKKYVVTISKDGLDLKFEFEEKYEAEKFFNEIKVVKVTKGEEKRIEKSPLPPYTTDVVLKDASEKYKLSVSRTMEVLQDLFERGFITYHRTDSTRVSDFGMNVAKEYISETFGEEFFKPRTWGEGGAHECIRPTRALDIEDIKAMIYSGELEGFTKDHIAIYDLIFKRFIASQMKNVVLKGYDVKFEVVDKTQEVEVYEEIIEEGFNKVFPIKLVRIPQGTIEVSANKFMRAIPKVYPFTQGSLVEEMKKRGLGRPSTYATIVSRLLERGYVIERNGYLLPTTLGEKVYNFFNSDREKFKFVSEDFTRELEVLMDKVESGEEDYQQILRSLKAELEKI from the coding sequence ATGGATATTGTGACACAACAACCAACCACACTTGAGGCGATATTTAAGCAATTGTGCCCTAATTGTGGCGGAGATATATCTTCAACAAGATTGGTTAAGGGGCTTCCTTGCGAAAATTGTTTGAAAGAAGACATCGAGGGCAAGGAAGCCCTTTGTCGTCTTAGTAATTTAAAAGGGCTTAAAGGATTTTGCAATTTGAACGAGGAGTACGAAGAATGGGAAAAAACATTTAGAAAATACGTGGGGTTTGAGCCTTGGGAATTGCAAAAATTCTGGGCAAAAAAGTTGCTTTTGAAACGCTCTTTTGCGCTTCTGGCACCAACAGGAATTGGAAAGACTTCCTGGGGGTTTGCTTCGGCGATATATTTTGCAAAGCACAACAAAAAAACTTACATCATTCTTCCAACCAAGCTTCTGGTTCTTCAAAGCTATGAAAAACTAAAAGATAAACTCCCAGCTGAGGATTTGTTGGTAATAGGAATAGAAGAATCGAAAAAGGAAAAGGACCAGAACAAAGAAAGACTTGCGAATGGTCAGTTCAAAATACTTGTGACTACTTCAATGTTCCTTTACAAGAATGTTGACCTAATTCCTCGTGATTTCAGTTTTATTTTTGTTGATGACGTTGATTCATTCTTGAAAACCGCGAAGAATATAGACAAGGCGTTGTATTTGTTGGGATTTGAGCCAAGGGATATCGAGTTGACGATGAAGTATATAAGGATGAGGAGAAATGTGACAGAAGAGAATGCAGAAGAAATTAATTCATTGCGTGAGCAAGTTAAAAGAATTTCGAAAAAAGCAAAAGGTGTTATGGTTGTTTCATCTGCCACGAGTAATCCAAAGTCTGAAAGAATAAGGCTGTTCAAAGAACTTCTTTCATTTGATGTTGGTCGTCCTGTTTTCTATCTGAGAAATGTTGAGGATGTGTACGAAGATGTTGGAGCAAAGCAAACAATTTTGGATAGCATGCTTGTGGAGAAGGTAAAACAATTCGGTGATGGTGGACTTGTATTTGTATCTTCCGATTATGGAAAGGAAAAAGTTGATGAATTAAAAGAACTTCTGAACAAACACGGAATTTCAAGTGAAAGTTATGAGAATTTTTCAGAAGAAGTTTTGGAAAGGTACAAAAACAGAGAAATCCAAGTTCTTATAGGTATCTCCTCATATAGAAACCCACTGGCACGTGGGTTGGATATTCCAGAAGTAATTCGCTACGCCATATTTTATGGCGTTCCCAAGATTGTTGTGAGTTTGGATTTAGAAGGGAATGTCAAACACATTCTCCTGGCCATTTCTACGCTGAGACCACTGATAGCAAGAGATAAAGAGTTAGAAAAATGGACACCAACGATAGATAAATGGATGAAGGAACTAACTAAACTTGGAAATATCGCAAATCCTCCGAAAGACCGTGTGGAGCAGTTAAGAGAGGAAATAAAGAGATTTATACTGTCTGAAGAGATTATCAAGAAAATAAACTCAGCAGATGATGTCACACTAAGGCAAGAAGATGGAAAGTGGTATTTGGTTGTTGCTGATGTGACAGGTTATCTCCAAGCTTCTGGACGCACATCGAGGCTCTTTGTTGGCGGTATTACAAAAGGGCTGAGCTACGTGCTTGTAGATGATAAGAAAGTTTTCAACAACTTGATTAGAAAGTTACGCTGGTGGTTCAGCTCAGATGTAGTATTTAAGCAAGCGCAGAGTGTAGATTTCGGAGCATTAATGGAAGAGATAGATAACGACAGAGAACGTGTACGAAGGAAAGAAGGTAGAAGAGACGACTTCTTAAAACCTGTGCTTGTTATTGTAGAGTCTCCCCACAAGGCAAGAACGATTGCAAACTTCTTTGGAAAGCCAATATCTCGCAGTCTCGAAGGTCACGAGTTGTATGAGGTTATCACGGAAGACAAATACGTCGTTATCACTGCATCATTTGGTCATGTGTTTGATTTAAATAAAGAAGTAGGTTACTATGGCGTTTTGGAAAGTTCCAACAATGGTCGTGGAAAGTATGTTCCTGTGTATGAGACTATCGAGGGAAAAGAGAGCATTGTAAATGCTATTAGAGAGGCAAGCAAAGAATTCGAGCAGATACTCATTGCAACTGACCCGGATACGGAAGGTGAAAAGATTTCTTGGGACTTGAAAAATCTGTGCAGTGTATATGCTAAGAACATCAAGCGAATGGAATTTCACGAGGTCACAAAGCGAGCGATTTTAAATGCGTTACGTGAGCACAGAGAAGTGGATGAAAATCTTGTCAAAGCGCAGGTTGTGAGAAGGATTTCGGATAGATGGGTAGGATTTGAACTTTCACAGCTTATTCAAAGACTTTTCGGACGGAGTAACCTGTCCGCTGGAAGGGTTCAGACACCTGTCCTCGGATGGGTAATAGAACGCGCAAAGGAAAGCCAGCAAAAGAAATACGTCGTGACTATCTCTAAAGATGGCTTGGATTTAAAGTTTGAATTTGAAGAAAAGTATGAAGCAGAAAAGTTTTTCAACGAGATAAAAGTGGTCAAAGTAACAAAAGGCGAAGAAAAAAGAATAGAGAAATCACCATTGCCACCTTACACAACAGATGTTGTACTAAAGGATGCGTCCGAAAAGTACAAACTCTCTGTTTCCAGAACGATGGAAGTGCTCCAAGATTTGTTTGAGCGAGGCTTTATCACGTACCACAGAACGGATTCAACAAGGGTTTCGGATTTTGGTATGAACGTGGCAAAGGAATATATTTCCGAAACTTTTGGAGAGGAATTTTTCAAACCAAGGACGTGGGGTGAAGGCGGAGCACACGAATGTATCCGACCGACCAGGGCTTTGGATATAGAGGATATAAAAGCGATGATTTACTCGGGTGAACTTGAGGGATTTACAAAAGACCATATTGCGATATATGATTTGATATTCAAGCGCTTCATAGCTTCTCAGATGAAAAATGTGGTGCTCAAAGGATACGATGTGAAGTTTGAGGTTGTTGATAAGACCCAGGAAGTGGAAGTGTATGAAGAAATAATTGAAGAAGGTTTTAATAAGGTGTTTCCAATTAAGCTCGTAAGAATTCCACAGGGAACGATAGAAGTATCAGCCAACAAATTCATGCGTGCCATTCCAAAAGTTTATCCGTTCACGCAAGGTTCTCTTGTTGAAGAGATGAAAAAACGCGGACTTGGAAGACCATCCACATATGCAACAATTGTGAGCAGATTACTTGAAAGAGGATATGTAATAGAGAGAAATGGATACTTGCTACCCACGACACTTGGTGAGAAAGTATACAACTTTTTCAATTCGGATAGAGAGAAATTCAAATTTGTCAGCGAAGACTTCACGCGCGAGTTGGAAGTGCTGATGGACAAGGTTGAAAGCGGGGAAGAAGATTACCAGCAGATTTTGAGAAGTTTGAAAGCAGAGTTGGAGAAAATATAG
- the trpS gene encoding tryptophan--tRNA ligase, whose amino-acid sequence MRILSGIRPTGKVHIGHYVGVFENWVRLQNEGNDTFYFVADWHALTTHYEDTSELKINTFELVKTMMAVGLEKSTLFVQSAIKEHAELFLLFAMVTPLSWLERVPTYKEMRQQITNRDLSNAGFLMYPVLQAADILIYKAEGVPVGEDQVYHIELTREIARRFNYIFKKEVFPEPKELLSKVPKLLGTDGRKMSKSYGNTIPLITTEQELSKMVMPMVTDTNRKRRTDPGNPEVCPVWDYHKAFGTADNPEEKQWVYDGCTQAKIGCIDCKKLLLKNMVNKLQPIWDRYNAISDDEVKAKMEEGNERARKVAQKTMEEVREAVQIMY is encoded by the coding sequence ATGCGCATACTCAGTGGAATTCGACCAACAGGGAAGGTCCATATTGGTCATTATGTTGGCGTTTTTGAGAATTGGGTTAGGCTTCAAAACGAAGGGAATGATACGTTTTATTTTGTTGCCGATTGGCATGCGTTAACAACGCATTATGAGGATACAAGTGAACTTAAGATAAATACTTTCGAATTGGTTAAAACGATGATGGCAGTTGGGCTTGAGAAGTCAACACTCTTTGTCCAGTCTGCAATCAAAGAGCATGCAGAGCTTTTCTTGCTTTTTGCTATGGTCACGCCATTGTCTTGGCTTGAGCGCGTGCCTACTTATAAAGAAATGCGCCAGCAGATTACGAATAGAGACCTTTCGAATGCTGGTTTTTTGATGTATCCTGTTTTGCAGGCTGCCGATATTTTGATTTATAAAGCTGAAGGTGTGCCGGTTGGAGAGGACCAGGTATATCATATAGAGCTTACGCGTGAGATTGCCAGAAGGTTCAATTATATTTTCAAAAAGGAGGTTTTCCCAGAACCAAAAGAGTTACTTTCAAAAGTTCCGAAGTTGTTAGGAACTGATGGAAGGAAGATGAGTAAGAGCTATGGAAATACGATTCCATTGATAACAACAGAGCAAGAGCTTTCTAAGATGGTCATGCCAATGGTCACGGATACAAATAGAAAGAGAAGAACGGACCCAGGTAATCCAGAAGTATGTCCTGTTTGGGATTATCACAAAGCTTTCGGTACAGCGGATAATCCCGAAGAAAAGCAGTGGGTATATGATGGGTGTACTCAGGCAAAGATTGGTTGTATAGATTGTAAGAAGTTGCTTTTGAAGAATATGGTCAATAAGCTTCAGCCAATATGGGATAGGTATAATGCTATTTCTGACGATGAAGTAAAAGCCAAAATGGAAGAAGGTAACGAAAGAGCAAGGAAGGTAGCTCAGAAAACAATGGAAGAAGTGCGAGAAGCTGTGCAGATAATGTATTAA
- a CDS encoding mechanosensitive ion channel family protein, giving the protein MQVVLVRNIILTFLTFGIAYAIHKIIMRSIDKFMSTIGKEVKAPKTLSLIIGFLIYGFAIAVILAIWDVNLAPYLAGLGISGVVLGLAFQEPLTNFLSGILVLVTRKVFEGEVVDVDGLTGIVDVIKMNHTHLKTFDGKLILIPNRKVWAGTVTKFWPGKYRRIDIDVTIDYSVNMEKGVSVLKRVLEEEPLVVKDESVGNAVVFKSFDSKGVTLTVQFWTARETYFDTLNAVALRIKSSFEEEGIKIPYTVVEVIGLKS; this is encoded by the coding sequence ATGCAAGTAGTTTTGGTTAGGAATATCATTTTAACTTTTCTAACGTTCGGGATTGCGTATGCAATTCACAAAATTATCATGCGTTCGATTGATAAGTTCATGTCAACGATAGGTAAGGAGGTAAAGGCTCCAAAAACACTTTCACTTATCATTGGTTTTCTTATCTATGGATTTGCAATTGCGGTAATTTTGGCTATTTGGGATGTAAACCTTGCTCCTTACCTTGCAGGGCTTGGAATTTCCGGTGTTGTGCTCGGTCTTGCGTTCCAAGAACCTTTAACGAATTTTCTGTCTGGTATTTTGGTTCTTGTGACCAGAAAGGTTTTTGAAGGTGAGGTTGTTGATGTTGACGGGTTAACAGGTATTGTTGATGTGATAAAGATGAATCATACGCATTTGAAAACGTTCGATGGCAAGCTTATTCTTATCCCTAATAGAAAAGTTTGGGCTGGGACTGTTACAAAGTTCTGGCCAGGTAAGTACAGAAGGATAGACATAGATGTAACAATAGATTATTCAGTGAATATGGAGAAAGGGGTTTCTGTTTTGAAGCGTGTGCTTGAGGAAGAGCCTTTGGTTGTTAAGGATGAAAGTGTTGGGAATGCTGTTGTTTTCAAATCGTTTGATTCGAAAGGGGTAACTTTAACTGTTCAATTCTGGACGGCACGAGAGACTTATTTCGATACGTTGAATGCGGTGGCATTGCGGATTAAGAGCTCGTTCGAAGAAGAGGGTATCAAAATACCATATACGGTTGTAGAAGTCATTGGCTTGAAAAGTTAA
- the lepA gene encoding translation elongation factor 4 — MRKVENVRNICIIAHIDHGKTTLTDRILEMTNAVEKRKMREQYLDSMDIERERGITIKSHPLRVFYKADDGNEYEINIVDTPGHVDFSYEVDRSMAAVEGAILLVDATQGVQAQTVANTYKALEHNLEIIPAVNKIDMPNANIEETVAEIEDLIGIPGEDVFRISAKEGIGVKELLEAVIKLVPAPKTADDGHLRALIFDAKYDKYRGAIAYVRVFDGEIKAGDKIMMMSSGEVYEVVEVGTFTPEMVPVDILKAGDIGYVVAGLKDVSKARIGDTITKPDNPAPEPLPGYKEVKPMVYAGMYPGLPEYYEELRKALEKYKLNDAALVFKPDHSPALGFGFRCGFLGLLHMDVVRERLEREFDMAVILTAPNVEYKVVTHSGEEIFINDPAKFPEEGEVREIYEPYVKLSIITPPEYLGKLMSLVQNEKRGTLVSTENAGHERVVMHFEVPLAEIIFDFFDKMKAVSRGYASMDYEFLEYRKSDLVKITIYVNKEPVDALSFVAHREKAYTIARKLVDKLAELIPQHQFEIPIQAKAGGRFIARSTVKALRKDVLAKCYGGDVTRKMKLLEKQKEGKKKLREIGNVTIPQEAFLAMLRIGEEEE, encoded by the coding sequence ATGAGGAAAGTTGAGAATGTAAGAAATATTTGTATTATTGCCCACATAGACCATGGAAAAACAACATTAACGGATAGAATTTTGGAAATGACGAACGCTGTTGAAAAACGAAAGATGAGAGAACAATATTTGGATAGTATGGATATAGAGCGGGAAAGAGGAATAACAATTAAATCCCACCCGCTTAGGGTTTTTTACAAAGCAGATGATGGGAATGAATATGAGATAAATATTGTTGATACGCCAGGTCACGTTGACTTTTCTTACGAAGTAGACAGAAGCATGGCAGCAGTTGAAGGTGCTATTTTACTTGTTGATGCAACTCAAGGTGTTCAGGCGCAAACAGTTGCAAATACGTACAAGGCACTTGAGCACAATCTTGAGATAATTCCGGCAGTTAATAAGATAGATATGCCAAATGCGAATATTGAGGAAACGGTTGCGGAAATCGAGGATTTGATAGGTATACCCGGCGAAGATGTGTTTAGAATCAGTGCGAAGGAAGGTATTGGTGTAAAGGAGTTACTCGAAGCGGTTATTAAATTAGTGCCCGCCCCAAAGACTGCAGATGATGGGCATTTGAGGGCTTTGATTTTTGATGCGAAGTATGATAAATACCGTGGTGCCATTGCGTATGTTAGGGTTTTTGATGGTGAGATAAAAGCGGGAGATAAGATAATGATGATGTCTTCTGGAGAGGTTTACGAGGTGGTTGAAGTAGGAACGTTTACACCTGAGATGGTTCCCGTTGATATTTTAAAAGCAGGAGACATAGGGTATGTTGTTGCTGGTTTGAAGGACGTTTCTAAAGCAAGGATAGGTGACACTATTACAAAGCCTGATAACCCGGCACCTGAACCATTACCAGGTTACAAAGAGGTCAAGCCAATGGTATATGCAGGTATGTATCCTGGCTTGCCAGAGTATTACGAAGAACTGAGAAAAGCTTTGGAGAAATACAAGCTGAATGATGCGGCGCTTGTGTTCAAACCTGACCATTCACCCGCACTTGGATTTGGTTTCAGGTGCGGATTTTTGGGACTGTTGCACATGGATGTTGTGAGAGAAAGGCTTGAAAGGGAATTCGATATGGCAGTCATTCTTACCGCCCCGAACGTTGAATACAAAGTTGTAACGCACAGTGGGGAGGAAATATTTATTAACGACCCGGCAAAGTTTCCAGAAGAAGGCGAAGTTAGGGAGATTTATGAGCCTTACGTGAAGTTGTCGATAATCACACCTCCAGAGTATCTTGGTAAGTTAATGTCGTTGGTTCAAAATGAGAAGAGAGGGACACTTGTTTCGACCGAAAATGCGGGTCATGAGCGCGTTGTGATGCATTTTGAGGTGCCACTTGCCGAGATTATTTTTGACTTTTTTGACAAGATGAAAGCTGTTAGTCGTGGTTACGCTTCAATGGACTATGAGTTCTTAGAATATCGAAAGAGCGACCTTGTTAAGATAACGATATATGTTAATAAAGAGCCAGTGGATGCGCTCTCGTTTGTTGCACACAGAGAAAAGGCTTATACAATTGCAAGGAAGCTTGTTGATAAACTTGCTGAACTTATACCACAGCACCAATTTGAGATACCTATTCAAGCGAAAGCTGGTGGAAGATTTATCGCACGTTCTACAGTCAAAGCACTTAGAAAAGACGTGCTTGCAAAGTGTTACGGTGGAGATGTGACAAGAAAGATGAAACTACTCGAAAAGCAAAAGGAAGGTAAGAAGAAACTGAGAGAAATCGGCAACGTAACAATTCCTCAGGAAGCATTCCTTGCCATGCTACGAATTGGCGAGGAAGAGGAATAA
- a CDS encoding transposase has translation MLEKFFGNSKPRNIEPITDGLGAYESAVKLLFRNINHVVVPLGKNNQCESKFSLLKDFFRLKRGLKNTKNLAKYIQGFCVVKNLWKTHNGNINRILSHLHSFITTS, from the coding sequence TTGCTCGAGAAGTTCTTTGGTAATTCAAAACCTAGAAACATTGAACCTATTACTGATGGACTTGGTGCATATGAAAGTGCAGTAAAGCTGTTGTTCAGAAATATCAATCACGTAGTGGTACCGCTCGGTAAAAACAATCAATGCGAATCCAAGTTTTCATTGTTGAAAGACTTTTTCCGACTCAAGCGAGGGCTGAAGAATACGAAGAACTTAGCGAAATATATTCAAGGATTTTGTGTAGTGAAGAATCTTTGGAAAACGCACAATGGTAATATCAATCGCATACTTTCGCACTTACACTCTTTCATCACTACAAGTTAA
- a CDS encoding M3 family oligoendopeptidase yields MEWKLERIFANDEAAIENARIHLEEVKRIANEIECETAPQKLARLIRDFEEHIDEFAKSIQYAWMRYSVDTESVESQKVLGIIQQLSAQLQEQDAIVEVKLAALSDDVLEEIIKMDGNYEHMIRHIIEKRKHLLSKDAEQVLALTSVSRRDGIAKIHSRLQSSYTFEMELDGENKTLTVEEIKALRRSTNGELRKRAMKLFLERFQDDAIVLTEVYNLVVRDYDTESRLRRFPRPISMMNFANEVSDDIVDRLIDVTNEKTEILRKYYDWKSKVIGEKLTLADIYAPISNKKKEFSFEEAKDIILESYYAFDEKAGSVVESFFKEERIDLYPRKGKVSGAYCIYATTKLPPYVLTNFTNDMYDVMTLAHELGHGLHGSLSRKQTFFNHDTPLTLAELASVFGEFLVFDNLKNKLSKEEKMALIASKIEDIFATTFRQNMFTNFEIRAHDLASKNGYVGWDELNNIYHEELERVFGNVVEIPEWYNNEWASIPHIYETPFYVYAYNFAQCLVIALYQEYLEEGKAFVGKYLELLESGGRYSPEKLLEKVGIDLRKEGFWENAFKFVDRLVEELVAMEKQ; encoded by the coding sequence TTGGAGTGGAAACTAGAAAGGATATTTGCAAACGATGAGGCTGCGATAGAAAATGCAAGGATACATTTAGAAGAAGTAAAAAGAATTGCTAATGAAATAGAGTGTGAAACCGCTCCTCAGAAGTTGGCAAGATTGATTAGGGATTTTGAAGAGCACATAGATGAATTCGCCAAGTCTATTCAGTATGCTTGGATGAGATATTCTGTTGATACTGAGAGTGTTGAAAGCCAGAAGGTTTTGGGAATTATCCAACAATTGTCGGCACAATTGCAGGAGCAGGATGCGATTGTGGAAGTTAAACTCGCAGCCTTAAGTGATGATGTGCTTGAAGAGATTATAAAAATGGATGGTAATTATGAGCATATGATTAGGCATATTATTGAAAAACGGAAGCATCTTCTTTCAAAGGATGCCGAGCAAGTGCTCGCTTTAACTTCTGTTTCAAGAAGGGATGGAATTGCGAAGATACATAGCCGGTTACAAAGTTCTTACACATTTGAAATGGAACTTGATGGGGAGAACAAGACTCTTACAGTGGAAGAGATAAAGGCTTTAAGAAGGTCAACAAATGGTGAGCTGCGTAAAAGGGCAATGAAGTTGTTTCTCGAAAGATTCCAAGATGATGCGATAGTCCTCACTGAAGTTTACAACCTGGTAGTCAGAGATTACGATACCGAGAGTAGGCTCAGAAGGTTTCCAAGACCTATCTCAATGATGAATTTTGCGAACGAAGTGAGCGATGATATTGTTGATAGACTTATAGATGTAACAAACGAAAAGACAGAAATTTTGAGAAAGTATTATGATTGGAAATCCAAAGTTATCGGCGAAAAGCTCACTCTGGCAGATATATATGCACCGATTTCAAATAAAAAGAAAGAGTTTAGTTTCGAGGAAGCGAAGGATATAATTTTGGAATCTTATTATGCCTTCGATGAGAAAGCAGGAAGTGTAGTGGAATCTTTCTTCAAAGAAGAGCGGATAGATTTGTACCCAAGGAAAGGAAAAGTAAGCGGGGCGTATTGTATATACGCAACGACAAAACTACCTCCATATGTACTGACTAATTTTACAAATGATATGTACGATGTTATGACCCTTGCTCATGAGCTTGGTCACGGATTACATGGTTCGTTGTCCAGAAAACAGACGTTCTTTAATCACGACACACCGTTAACACTGGCAGAACTTGCGTCTGTATTTGGAGAGTTTTTGGTGTTTGATAATTTAAAGAACAAGCTTTCGAAAGAGGAAAAAATGGCGCTTATTGCCTCTAAAATCGAGGATATTTTTGCAACAACGTTCAGGCAGAATATGTTCACAAACTTCGAGATAAGGGCGCACGATTTAGCAAGTAAGAATGGATACGTTGGATGGGATGAGTTAAACAATATATACCATGAGGAACTCGAAAGAGTTTTCGGAAATGTTGTTGAAATTCCAGAGTGGTACAACAACGAGTGGGCTTCGATACCGCACATTTACGAAACTCCATTTTATGTTTACGCTTACAACTTTGCGCAATGCCTAGTTATTGCGCTTTATCAAGAATATTTAGAAGAAGGAAAGGCTTTTGTGGGCAAGTATTTAGAACTTTTGGAAAGTGGAGGAAGGTATTCTCCGGAAAAATTGCTTGAAAAGGTGGGTATAGACCTAAGAAAAGAAGGATTTTGGGAGAATGCATTCAAATTCGTCGATAGGCTTGTTGAAGAATTAGTGGCTATGGAAAAGCAGTAA